A genome region from Carya illinoinensis cultivar Pawnee chromosome 2, C.illinoinensisPawnee_v1, whole genome shotgun sequence includes the following:
- the LOC122300113 gene encoding 30S ribosomal protein S2-like isoform X2, translating into MTIHSVVIQKLLSTNAHMGRRVAVDHFKAYTYGIRNGMAIIDSDKTLISLRNACAFIGSLARQKARFMFVNTNPLFDEIFDQMTKKIELYNPNQNSLWRTGGFLTNSRSPKKFRSRNKKLCFAPPQPPDCVVILDTERKSSVVLEADKLQIPVVALVDSTMPLDIYKRIAYPVPANDSVQFVYLFCNLITKTFLLEQKRLGSTPKEDSTRADHPSKKENGEAVKRIEEGKSGNVEFARDEVLVVPWESLAPISKDRDEIKELLDKLVVLKFNGALGTEMGFDGPKSAVEVCHGMTLLDMIVNSIESLNSNYGCNIPLLLMNTIKTNDDTVKALEKYPKSNIVMLKSFDGQTSENESYPFDHDAVFLSLMNGGTLDVLLSQGKEYVLVVGSDNVAAVIDPKILNHLIQNKIDYCMEVTQTTSFNMNNGILNSEQQNFQLTEISRKPVPHSSAFFTYLPRRRPLEVVLCEAVPSVRLLCEAPAS; encoded by the exons ATGACAATCCACTCTGTTGTGATCCAGAAGCTTTTGAGCACGAACGCTCACATGGGTCGGCGCGTTGCCGTCGACCACTTCAAGGCCTACACTTACGGCATCCGCAACGGCATGGCTATCATCGACTCCGACAAAACCCTGATCTCCCTCCGCAACGCCTGCGCCTTCATCGGCTCCCTAGCCCGTCAGAAGGCCCGTTTCATGTTCGTGAACACCAACCCGCTGTTCGACGAGATCTTCGACCAGATGACCAAGAAGATCGAGCTCTACAACCCCAACCAGAACTCGCTCTGGAGAACTGGTGGGTTCCTCACGAACAGTCGCAGCCCCAAGAAGTTCCGCTCTCGCAACAAGAAGCTCTGCTTCGCGCCTCCGCAGCCTCCTGATTGCGTTGTCATCCTCGATACCGAGAGGAAATCTTCGGTGGTCTTGGAGGCCGATAAGCTGCAGATTCCGGTCGTGGCTCTCGTGGACTCCACCATGCCGCTTGATATTTATAAGCGTATCGCCTACCCGGTTCCTGCCAATGATTCCGTGCAGTTTGTGTATTTGTTCTGTAATTTGATCACCAAGACTTTTCTGTTGGAGCAGAAGAGGTTAGGCAGCACGCCAAAAGAAGATTCTACTAGGGCTGATCATCCTTCCAAGAAGGAAAACGG TGAGGCAGTGAAACGCATTGAGGAGGGCAAGAGCGGGAATGTCGAATTTGCTAGGGATGAAGTGCTAGTTGTTCCTTGGGAGAGCCTGGCTCCGATTTCCAAAG ATAGAGATGAAATTAAGGAGCTCTTGGATAAACTTGTTGTGTTGAAGTTCAATGGAGCTTTGGGTACCGAGATGGGTTTTGATGGCCCTAA GTCTGCAGTTGAAGTTTGTCATGGGATGACACTTCTGGACATGATTGTTAATAGCATTGAG TCTCTCAACTCCAATTATGGATGCAATATTCCTTTGCTTCTTATGAACACAATCAAAACAAATGACGATACGGTGAAG GCTTTGGAGAAATATCCCAAGTCAAACATTGTGATGCTGAAATCATTCGATGGACAGACTAGTGAGAATGAATC GTATCCTTTTGACCACGATGCTGTGTTCCTTTCTTTGATGAACGGTGGAACCCTTGATGTGCTATTATCACAg GGTAAGGAGTATGTTCTTGTGGTTGGCTCAGATAATGTTGCTGCTGTCATTGACCCAA aaattttaaatcattTGATTCAAAACAAGATCGATTATTGTATGGAG GTCACACAGACCACCTCATTCAATATGAATAATGGTATTCTTAATTCAGAGCAGCAAAATTTCCAG CTTACTGAGATTTCAAGGAAACCTGTTCCACAT TCCAGCGCATTCTTTACCTACTTGCCAAGAAGAAGGCCCCTTGAAGTGGTACTTTGTGAAGCAGTTCCTAGCGTTAGGCTGCTTTGTGAAGCTCCTGCATCTTGA
- the LOC122300113 gene encoding UTP--glucose-1-phosphate uridylyltransferase-like isoform X1: MTIHSVVIQKLLSTNAHMGRRVAVDHFKAYTYGIRNGMAIIDSDKTLISLRNACAFIGSLARQKARFMFVNTNPLFDEIFDQMTKKIELYNPNQNSLWRTGGFLTNSRSPKKFRSRNKKLCFAPPQPPDCVVILDTERKSSVVLEADKLQIPVVALVDSTMPLDIYKRIAYPVPANDSVQFVYLFCNLITKTFLLEQKRLGSTPKEDSTRADHPSKKENGEAVKRIEEGKSGNVEFARDEVLVVPWESLAPISKDRDEIKELLDKLVVLKFNGALGTEMGFDGPKSAVEVCHGMTLLDMIVNSIESLNSNYGCNIPLLLMNTIKTNDDTVKALEKYPKSNIVMLKSFDGQTSENESYPFDHDAVFLSLMNGGTLDVLLSQGKEYVLVVGSDNVAAVIDPKILNHLIQNKIDYCMEVTQTTSFNMNNGILNSEQQNFQLTEISRKPVPHSTDKFKLIDTRSLWVNLKATKRLLDTDSLKFENDFITKGRETAAGSVIRFFDRAICVNVPQTRFLPINGTSDLLLLQSDLYTYSNGILVRNTARTNPVNPSISLGPEFGKVSDFLSRFGSIPSIIELDSLKVNGDVWFGTDITLKGRVTIIAKPGIKLEIPDGVVLHDKDISEPMDV; this comes from the exons ATGACAATCCACTCTGTTGTGATCCAGAAGCTTTTGAGCACGAACGCTCACATGGGTCGGCGCGTTGCCGTCGACCACTTCAAGGCCTACACTTACGGCATCCGCAACGGCATGGCTATCATCGACTCCGACAAAACCCTGATCTCCCTCCGCAACGCCTGCGCCTTCATCGGCTCCCTAGCCCGTCAGAAGGCCCGTTTCATGTTCGTGAACACCAACCCGCTGTTCGACGAGATCTTCGACCAGATGACCAAGAAGATCGAGCTCTACAACCCCAACCAGAACTCGCTCTGGAGAACTGGTGGGTTCCTCACGAACAGTCGCAGCCCCAAGAAGTTCCGCTCTCGCAACAAGAAGCTCTGCTTCGCGCCTCCGCAGCCTCCTGATTGCGTTGTCATCCTCGATACCGAGAGGAAATCTTCGGTGGTCTTGGAGGCCGATAAGCTGCAGATTCCGGTCGTGGCTCTCGTGGACTCCACCATGCCGCTTGATATTTATAAGCGTATCGCCTACCCGGTTCCTGCCAATGATTCCGTGCAGTTTGTGTATTTGTTCTGTAATTTGATCACCAAGACTTTTCTGTTGGAGCAGAAGAGGTTAGGCAGCACGCCAAAAGAAGATTCTACTAGGGCTGATCATCCTTCCAAGAAGGAAAACGG TGAGGCAGTGAAACGCATTGAGGAGGGCAAGAGCGGGAATGTCGAATTTGCTAGGGATGAAGTGCTAGTTGTTCCTTGGGAGAGCCTGGCTCCGATTTCCAAAG ATAGAGATGAAATTAAGGAGCTCTTGGATAAACTTGTTGTGTTGAAGTTCAATGGAGCTTTGGGTACCGAGATGGGTTTTGATGGCCCTAA GTCTGCAGTTGAAGTTTGTCATGGGATGACACTTCTGGACATGATTGTTAATAGCATTGAG TCTCTCAACTCCAATTATGGATGCAATATTCCTTTGCTTCTTATGAACACAATCAAAACAAATGACGATACGGTGAAG GCTTTGGAGAAATATCCCAAGTCAAACATTGTGATGCTGAAATCATTCGATGGACAGACTAGTGAGAATGAATC GTATCCTTTTGACCACGATGCTGTGTTCCTTTCTTTGATGAACGGTGGAACCCTTGATGTGCTATTATCACAg GGTAAGGAGTATGTTCTTGTGGTTGGCTCAGATAATGTTGCTGCTGTCATTGACCCAA aaattttaaatcattTGATTCAAAACAAGATCGATTATTGTATGGAG GTCACACAGACCACCTCATTCAATATGAATAATGGTATTCTTAATTCAGAGCAGCAAAATTTCCAG CTTACTGAGATTTCAAGGAAACCTGTTCCACAT TCGACGGACAAGTTTAAACTTATTGATacaagaagcct GTGGGTGAACTTGAAAGCAACTAAAAGGCTTTTGGATACTGATTCACTAAAGTTTGAGAATGATTTTATCACTAAG GGTAGAGAGACAGCAGCTGGTTCAGTAATACGG TTCTTTGATCGTGCAATTTGTGTTAATGTCCCCCAAACTCGTTTTCTTCCGATCAATGGAACATCAGATTTACTTCTTCTCCAG TCAGATCTGTACACCTATAGCAATGGCATTTTAGTTCGAAATACAGCGAGAACAAATCCTGTAAATCCTTCAATTTCTTTGGGCCCTGAATTTGGAAAG GTAAGTGACTTCCTAAGTCGCTTTGGGTCCATTCCTAGCATTATTGAGCTGGATAGCTTGAAGGTAAACGGTGATGTGTGGTTTGGAACGGATATAACTCTCAAG GGGAGAGTAACTATCATTGCGAAACCTGGTATTAAGCTGGAAATTCCTGATGGAGTAGTACTCCACGATAAG GATATCAGTGAGCCTATGGACGTATGA